The Oharaeibacter diazotrophicus genome includes a window with the following:
- a CDS encoding allantoate amidohydrolase, translating to MSDLHGLIDAFAAFGDSGDGGVRRLTGTTEDAAARALLAAEFRRRGFALAVDGIGNMFGRAGLAPEAAEVVLTGSHLDSQPTGGRYDGTYGVIAATLAADALRARAAANPDAVRRDVVVVNWTNEEGARFQPSLTGSSVFTGALPLDTARDLRDGAGVALGAALDAIGWTGDAAPAFDIARYVELHVEQGDRLERAGAAIGVVTACWAARKLSIVFQGAPSHTGPTPMPRRRDALRAAARAIEALHGLVADDPDTHVSAARISVEPNSPNVVPARVQVWFEVRHRDVARTAAIGDAFLAAAVAGAEPLGVAVEVAIDERRAAQIFDRDGTALVAAAARRLGLPAIDTETVAGHDAVALMRKMPSTLIFVPSRGGLSHCPEEYTAPADLDAGVAVLTEVLWDLVTAG from the coding sequence ATGAGCGATCTCCACGGCCTGATCGACGCCTTCGCCGCCTTCGGCGACAGCGGCGACGGCGGCGTCCGCCGTCTGACCGGCACCACCGAGGACGCCGCCGCCCGTGCCCTGCTCGCCGCCGAGTTCCGCCGCCGCGGCTTCGCGCTCGCCGTCGATGGCATCGGCAACATGTTCGGCCGCGCCGGCCTCGCGCCGGAGGCCGCCGAGGTGGTGCTGACCGGCTCCCATCTCGACAGCCAGCCGACCGGCGGTCGCTACGACGGCACCTACGGCGTGATCGCCGCGACGCTCGCCGCCGACGCGCTCCGCGCCCGCGCCGCCGCGAACCCCGACGCGGTCCGCCGCGACGTCGTGGTGGTGAACTGGACCAACGAGGAGGGCGCGCGCTTCCAGCCGAGCCTGACCGGCAGTTCGGTATTCACCGGGGCCCTGCCGCTGGACACGGCCCGCGACCTTCGTGACGGTGCCGGCGTCGCCCTCGGCGCCGCGCTCGACGCGATCGGCTGGACCGGTGACGCCGCGCCGGCCTTCGACATCGCCCGCTACGTCGAACTCCACGTCGAACAGGGCGACCGGCTGGAGCGCGCCGGTGCCGCGATCGGCGTGGTCACGGCCTGCTGGGCCGCGCGCAAGCTGTCGATCGTGTTCCAGGGCGCGCCGTCGCACACCGGCCCGACGCCGATGCCGCGTCGCCGCGACGCGCTCCGCGCCGCCGCCCGCGCGATCGAGGCGCTGCACGGCCTCGTCGCCGACGATCCCGACACCCACGTCTCCGCCGCGCGGATCTCCGTGGAGCCGAACTCGCCCAACGTGGTGCCGGCCCGCGTCCAGGTCTGGTTCGAGGTCCGCCACCGTGACGTCGCCCGCACTGCCGCGATCGGCGACGCCTTCCTCGCCGCGGCCGTCGCCGGCGCGGAGCCGCTGGGCGTCGCCGTCGAGGTCGCGATCGACGAACGCCGTGCCGCCCAGATCTTCGACCGGGACGGCACCGCCCTCGTCGCCGCCGCCGCCCGCCGCCTCGGCCTTCCCGCGATCGACACCGAGACCGTCGCCGGCCACGACGCCGTGGCGCTGATGCGCAAGATGCCCTCGACGCTGATCTTCGTCCCGAGCCGCGGCGGCCTCAGCCACTGCCCCGAGGAATACACCGCCCCGGCCGACCTCGACGCCGGCGTGGCCGTGCTCACCGAAGTGCTGTGGGATCTCGTGACGGCGGGGTGA
- the xseA gene encoding exodeoxyribonuclease VII large subunit, producing the protein MSEPVTNVAEYTVSEISFALKREIEERFGFVRVRGEISGYRGPHSSGHAYFSLKDEGARIEAVIWRGTMGKIRFRPEEGMEVIATGRLTTFPGSSKYQIVIEQMEPAGVGALMALLEERRRKLAAEGLFEAARKRPLPFLPKVIGVVTSPTGAVIRDILHRLADRFPVHVLVWPVRVQGETSAAEVAAAIRGFDALPEGGDIPRPDVLIVARGGGSLEDLWGFNEEVVVRAAADCSIPLISAVGHETDWTLIDHVADVRAPTPTGAAEMAVPVRRELLDRTADLARRLDGAAHRGIDLRRTRLLAAARALPKPADVLALPRQRLDAVGLALVAALRTNTTVHGRRFERVAARLGLGGLERANALHRERLGALAARAARAVAEALRRDHARLDRAVAIFDAVNHKATLRRGFALVRDGEGRPVFSAAAVLAGARLDVEFADGRIAVTAEGEPAEPSPAAASGARKPKAKRGGPDQGSLF; encoded by the coding sequence ATGAGCGAACCCGTCACCAACGTCGCCGAATACACCGTCTCGGAAATCTCCTTCGCGCTGAAGCGGGAGATCGAGGAGCGATTCGGCTTCGTCCGCGTCCGCGGCGAGATCTCCGGCTACCGCGGCCCGCATTCCTCCGGCCATGCCTATTTCTCGCTGAAGGACGAGGGCGCTCGCATCGAGGCGGTGATCTGGCGCGGCACCATGGGCAAGATCCGCTTTCGGCCCGAGGAGGGCATGGAGGTGATCGCCACCGGCCGCCTCACCACCTTCCCGGGCTCGTCGAAGTACCAGATCGTCATCGAGCAGATGGAGCCGGCCGGCGTCGGCGCGCTGATGGCCCTGCTCGAGGAGCGCCGGCGCAAGCTCGCCGCCGAGGGCCTGTTCGAGGCCGCGCGCAAGCGGCCGCTGCCGTTCCTGCCGAAGGTGATCGGCGTCGTCACCTCGCCGACCGGCGCCGTGATCCGCGACATCCTGCACCGGCTCGCCGACCGCTTCCCCGTCCACGTGCTGGTCTGGCCGGTCCGCGTCCAGGGCGAGACGTCGGCCGCCGAGGTCGCCGCGGCCATCCGCGGCTTCGACGCCCTGCCCGAGGGCGGCGACATCCCGAGGCCCGACGTGCTGATCGTAGCGCGCGGCGGCGGCAGCCTCGAGGACCTCTGGGGCTTCAACGAGGAAGTGGTGGTCCGCGCCGCCGCCGACTGCTCGATCCCCCTGATCTCGGCGGTCGGCCACGAGACCGACTGGACGCTGATCGACCACGTCGCCGACGTCCGCGCCCCGACGCCGACCGGCGCCGCCGAGATGGCCGTGCCGGTGCGCCGCGAACTCCTCGACCGCACCGCCGATCTCGCCCGCCGGCTCGACGGCGCCGCCCACCGCGGGATCGACCTCCGGCGCACGCGTCTCCTCGCCGCGGCCCGTGCGCTGCCGAAGCCGGCCGACGTGCTCGCCCTGCCGCGCCAGCGCCTCGACGCCGTCGGCCTCGCCCTCGTCGCGGCGCTCAGGACCAACACCACCGTCCACGGCCGCCGCTTCGAGCGCGTCGCCGCCCGGCTCGGGCTCGGCGGGCTCGAGCGCGCCAACGCGCTCCACCGCGAACGTCTCGGCGCGCTCGCCGCGAGGGCCGCCCGCGCCGTCGCCGAGGCGCTGCGGCGCGACCACGCCCGGCTCGACCGCGCCGTCGCCATCTTCGACGCCGTCAACCACAAGGCGACGCTGCGCCGCGGCTTCGCCCTCGTCCGCGACGGCGAGGGACGGCCGGTGTTCTCCGCCGCCGCCGTCCTCGCCGGCGCCCGGCTCGACGTCGAGTTCGCCGACGGCCGGATCGCCGTCACCGCCGAGGGCGAGCCGGCCGAACCGTCGCCGGCCGCCGCCTCCGGCGCGCGCAAGCCGAAGGCGAAGCGCGGCGGGCCCGACCAGGGCTCGCTGTTCTGA
- a CDS encoding LysR substrate-binding domain-containing protein, whose protein sequence is MNVLDLDQLRTFLAIAEIGSFTAAADVVHKTQSAVSMQMRRLEERVGRPIFTRDGRQSRLTEDGRRLLEYARRMIRLNDETLAAFSDPGLTGSIRLGLPDDYADRLLPTVLAGFSRINPMIEIAVECQPTRTVHAMIREGELDLGIITHGEAGDIRGDLIRREPLYWVSARDHCTHELDPVPLALGPDSCCWRSQAVRALDGVGRRFRIAYTSGHAMALSGAVLAGLAVSVLPESAIRMNMRILGPRDGFPDLAAAEIALIRADHAKHSIHDALATHIATSLGNLGAATNPLPIAAE, encoded by the coding sequence ATGAACGTTCTCGACCTCGACCAGCTGCGCACCTTCCTGGCGATCGCCGAAATCGGCTCGTTCACCGCCGCGGCGGACGTGGTGCACAAGACGCAGTCGGCGGTGTCGATGCAGATGCGCCGGCTCGAGGAGCGCGTCGGGCGGCCGATCTTCACCCGCGACGGCCGCCAGAGCCGCCTGACCGAGGACGGCCGCCGCCTGCTCGAATACGCCCGCCGGATGATCCGCCTCAACGACGAGACGCTGGCGGCCTTCTCCGATCCGGGCCTGACCGGCTCGATCCGCCTCGGCCTGCCCGACGACTACGCCGACCGGCTGCTGCCGACCGTGCTCGCCGGCTTCTCGCGCATCAACCCGATGATCGAGATCGCGGTGGAGTGCCAGCCGACCCGCACCGTCCACGCCATGATCCGCGAGGGCGAGCTCGACCTCGGCATCATCACCCACGGCGAGGCCGGCGACATCCGCGGCGATCTGATCCGACGCGAGCCGCTCTACTGGGTCTCCGCGCGCGACCACTGCACCCACGAGCTCGACCCGGTGCCGCTGGCGCTCGGCCCCGACAGCTGCTGCTGGCGCTCGCAAGCGGTGCGCGCCCTCGACGGCGTCGGCCGCCGCTTCCGCATCGCCTATACCAGCGGCCACGCCATGGCGCTGTCCGGCGCGGTGCTGGCGGGCCTCGCGGTCTCGGTTCTGCCGGAGAGCGCGATCCGCATGAACATGCGCATCCTCGGCCCCCGTGACGGCTTCCCGGACCTCGCCGCCGCCGAGATCGCGCTGATCCGCGCCGACCACGCCAAGCACTCGATCCACGACGCCCTCGCCACCCATATCGCCACCTCCCTCGGCAACCTCGGCGCGGCGACGAACCCGCTGCCGATCGCGGCGGAGTGA
- a CDS encoding DUF1127 domain-containing protein, giving the protein MTAFSKTSARTHSGFPLTAAVWRGLSNAVALAVTVIRNRAAVRSLGDLDDYLLADIGLTRADLREATAVPLTDDPSRLLAARVNGALDHQARGVPTPRVATDGARPRRWRAS; this is encoded by the coding sequence ATGACCGCATTTTCGAAGACCTCGGCCCGGACCCATTCCGGTTTCCCGCTGACCGCCGCCGTCTGGCGCGGCCTGTCGAACGCCGTCGCCCTCGCCGTCACGGTCATCCGCAACCGCGCCGCGGTGCGCTCGCTCGGCGATCTCGACGACTATCTGCTCGCCGACATCGGCCTGACCCGGGCGGACCTGCGCGAGGCGACGGCGGTGCCGCTGACGGACGATCCGTCGCGGCTGCTCGCCGCCCGCGTCAACGGCGCGCTCGATCATCAGGCCCGCGGCGTGCCGACCCCGCGCGTCGCCACCGACGGGGCGCGGCCCCGCAGATGGAGGGCGTCGTGA
- a CDS encoding ligase-associated DNA damage response DEXH box helicase: MTDAAPPLPPRFAAWFAARGWAPRPHQLALLAHARAGRSSLLIAPTGAGKTLAGFLPSLIDLSARPKWKPGTRRRGVHTLYVSPLKALAVDVERNLGRPVAEMALPVDIETRTGDTSASRRQRQKLAPPDILMTTPEQLALLIAAKDAESFFADLSTVILDELHALVTSKRGDLLALGLARLRALAPPGLRTVGLSATVAEPDQLRAWLVPQAPGAPTALADLVVVEGGARPEITILETDERVPWAGHSARWAIPAILAAIAAHKLTLVFVNTRSQAEMLFAELWKANDDGLPIAVHHGSLDVGQRRRVEAAMAAGSLAAVVATSTLDLGIDWGDVDLVIHVGAPKGASRLAQRIGRANHRMDEPSKAILVPANRFEVLECRAALDANYLGAQDTPPIRDGALDVLAQHVLGRAVAGPFRPEAFHAEVVSAYPYRHLDRDGFDRVVDFVATGGYALRTYERYAKIKATADGSFRLTHPRFAQQYRLNVGTIVEAPLLKVRLGGRARGVGPLRGGRVLGEIEEYFCETMSAGDTFLFAGEVLRYEGIRENEVIVTRAPAEEARIPVYAGGKFPLSTFLADGVRRMLADPAEWSKLPRQVADWLEIQRAKSVLPRRDQLLIETFPRAGRFHMVAYPFEGRLAHQTLGMLLTRRLERLGARPMGFVATDYSLAVWALSDLGHLFATGAPSPEALFDPDMLGDDLDAWMAESYLLKRTFRACALISGLVERNHPGEEKSGRQVTVSTDLIYDVLRRHEPDHVLMRATWADAATGLLDLSRLSDMLSRIGGRIVHKRLERISPLAVPIMLEIGRERVAGDGEEALLREAADDLVAEAMA; encoded by the coding sequence GTGACCGACGCCGCGCCGCCTCTCCCGCCCCGTTTCGCCGCCTGGTTCGCCGCGCGCGGCTGGGCGCCGCGGCCGCACCAGCTGGCGCTGCTCGCCCATGCCCGGGCCGGGCGGTCGTCGCTGCTGATCGCGCCTACGGGCGCCGGCAAGACGCTGGCCGGCTTCCTGCCGTCGCTGATCGACCTCTCGGCCCGGCCGAAGTGGAAGCCGGGCACGCGCCGGCGTGGCGTCCACACGCTCTACGTCTCGCCGCTGAAGGCGCTCGCGGTCGACGTCGAGCGCAATCTCGGGCGCCCCGTCGCCGAGATGGCGCTGCCGGTGGATATCGAGACGCGCACCGGCGACACCTCCGCGTCGCGGCGCCAGCGCCAGAAGCTCGCCCCGCCGGACATCCTGATGACGACGCCGGAGCAGCTCGCGCTCTTGATCGCCGCCAAGGACGCCGAGAGCTTCTTCGCCGACCTCTCCACCGTGATCCTCGACGAGCTGCACGCCCTCGTCACCTCCAAGCGCGGCGACCTCTTGGCGCTCGGCCTCGCCCGGCTGCGCGCGCTCGCCCCGCCGGGCCTGCGCACTGTCGGGCTGTCGGCCACCGTCGCCGAGCCTGACCAGCTGCGCGCCTGGCTGGTGCCGCAAGCGCCGGGCGCGCCGACGGCGCTCGCCGACCTCGTCGTCGTCGAGGGCGGGGCGCGGCCGGAGATCACCATTCTCGAGACCGACGAGCGCGTGCCGTGGGCCGGCCATTCGGCGCGCTGGGCGATCCCGGCGATCCTCGCCGCCATCGCCGCGCACAAGCTGACGCTCGTCTTCGTCAACACCCGCTCGCAGGCGGAGATGCTGTTCGCCGAGCTCTGGAAGGCCAACGACGACGGCCTGCCGATCGCCGTCCACCACGGCTCGCTCGACGTCGGCCAACGCCGGCGCGTCGAGGCGGCGATGGCCGCCGGCTCGCTCGCCGCCGTGGTGGCGACCTCGACGCTCGACCTCGGCATCGACTGGGGCGACGTCGACCTCGTGATCCACGTCGGCGCGCCCAAGGGCGCGAGCCGGCTGGCCCAGCGCATCGGCCGCGCCAACCACCGCATGGACGAGCCGTCGAAGGCGATCCTGGTGCCGGCCAACCGCTTCGAGGTGCTGGAGTGCCGCGCCGCGCTCGACGCCAACTACCTCGGCGCCCAGGACACGCCGCCGATCCGCGACGGCGCGCTCGACGTGCTCGCCCAGCACGTGCTCGGCCGCGCCGTCGCCGGCCCGTTCCGGCCCGAGGCGTTCCACGCCGAGGTGGTCTCGGCCTATCCCTACCGTCACCTCGACCGCGACGGCTTCGACCGGGTCGTCGACTTCGTCGCCACCGGCGGCTACGCGCTCAGGACCTACGAGCGCTATGCCAAGATCAAGGCGACCGCCGACGGCAGCTTCCGGCTCACCCACCCGCGCTTCGCCCAGCAGTACCGGCTCAACGTCGGCACCATCGTCGAGGCGCCGCTGCTGAAGGTCAGGCTCGGCGGCCGGGCGCGCGGGGTCGGACCGCTGCGCGGCGGTCGGGTGCTCGGCGAGATCGAGGAGTATTTCTGCGAGACCATGAGCGCCGGCGACACCTTCCTGTTCGCCGGCGAGGTGCTGCGCTACGAGGGCATCCGCGAGAACGAGGTCATCGTCACCCGCGCCCCCGCCGAAGAGGCGCGGATCCCGGTCTACGCCGGCGGCAAGTTCCCGCTCTCGACCTTCCTCGCCGACGGCGTCCGGCGGATGCTCGCCGATCCCGCGGAGTGGTCGAAGTTGCCGCGGCAGGTGGCGGACTGGCTGGAGATCCAGCGGGCGAAGTCGGTGCTCCCGCGGCGCGACCAGTTGCTGATCGAGACCTTCCCGCGCGCCGGCCGCTTCCATATGGTGGCCTATCCCTTCGAGGGCCGGCTCGCCCACCAGACCCTCGGCATGCTGCTGACGCGCCGGCTCGAGCGGCTCGGCGCCCGGCCGATGGGCTTCGTCGCCACCGACTATTCGCTCGCGGTCTGGGCGCTCTCGGACCTCGGCCACCTGTTCGCCACGGGCGCACCGTCGCCCGAGGCGCTGTTCGACCCCGACATGCTCGGCGACGACCTCGACGCCTGGATGGCCGAGAGCTACCTCCTGAAGCGCACCTTCCGCGCCTGCGCGCTGATCTCCGGCCTCGTCGAGCGCAACCATCCCGGCGAGGAGAAGTCCGGCCGGCAGGTCACCGTCTCCACCGACCTGATCTACGACGTGCTGCGCCGCCACGAACCCGACCACGTGCTGATGCGCGCCACCTGGGCCGACGCCGCCACCGGCCTCCTCGACCTCTCCCGCCTCTCCGACATGCTGTCGCGAATCGGCGGCCGCATCGTGCACAAGAGGCTGGAGCGGATCTCGCCGCTCGCCGTGCCGATCATGCTCGAGATCGGCCGCGAGCGGGTGGCCGGCGACGGCGAGGAGGCCCTCCTGCGCGAGGCGGCCGACGACCTCGTCGCCGAGGCGATGGCGTGA
- a CDS encoding M64 family metallopeptidase: MIARAFARASIALAATVVAVWTATAEPVVRMEQHGPVDNRIDVVILGDGYTQAEQTLFQTDAETFRDVLVATPPFSDYRKYFNVKRIFTASVDSGASKPEGARNTALGAAYNCNGIRRLICVDARRVEDVLARSVAVEGRDLVVVLVNDPEYGGSGGAYAVTSASQSGAFFSDTLMHEIGHAFGGLGDEYSDDGNCGVYTGPYPNVDDTITARISSAKWSRWVPLGVVFPSPDGAAYVGAFRGANHCDTVWHRPTTSSKMRNNPEPYREVNTEELVDQIYWHVLPIDGRTPDVIDVNVTAGTSTRFAVDVIDRNLPGMTYTWRLDGTVVGTTRTIDLDGRAFPVGDSHLDVIVEDRSPLSRLPFLGGVVAVPFWSVHRAR; this comes from the coding sequence ATGATCGCGAGGGCGTTCGCGCGCGCGTCGATCGCGCTCGCGGCGACGGTGGTCGCCGTCTGGACCGCCACGGCCGAACCCGTGGTGCGGATGGAGCAGCACGGTCCGGTCGACAACCGGATCGACGTGGTCATCCTCGGCGACGGCTACACCCAGGCCGAGCAGACCCTGTTCCAGACCGACGCCGAGACCTTCCGGGACGTCCTCGTCGCGACCCCGCCGTTCTCCGACTATCGCAAGTACTTCAACGTCAAGCGGATCTTCACCGCCAGCGTCGACTCCGGCGCCTCCAAGCCCGAGGGTGCGCGCAATACCGCGCTCGGCGCCGCCTACAACTGCAACGGCATCCGCCGGCTGATCTGCGTCGACGCCCGCAGGGTCGAGGACGTGCTCGCCCGCAGCGTGGCGGTCGAAGGGCGCGATCTCGTGGTCGTCCTCGTCAACGACCCGGAATACGGCGGCAGCGGCGGCGCCTACGCGGTGACGTCGGCCTCGCAATCCGGTGCGTTCTTCTCCGACACCCTGATGCACGAGATCGGCCACGCCTTCGGCGGCCTCGGCGACGAGTATTCCGACGACGGCAACTGCGGCGTCTACACCGGCCCCTACCCGAACGTCGACGACACCATCACCGCGCGGATCTCGTCGGCGAAATGGTCGCGGTGGGTGCCGCTCGGCGTGGTGTTCCCGTCGCCCGACGGCGCCGCCTACGTCGGTGCCTTCCGTGGCGCCAACCACTGCGACACCGTCTGGCACCGCCCGACCACATCCTCGAAGATGCGCAACAATCCGGAACCCTACCGGGAGGTCAACACCGAGGAACTGGTCGACCAGATCTACTGGCACGTGCTGCCGATCGACGGTCGGACACCCGACGTGATCGACGTGAACGTCACCGCCGGCACGTCGACGCGCTTCGCGGTCGACGTGATCGACCGCAACCTGCCGGGCATGACCTACACGTGGCGCCTCGACGGCACGGTCGTCGGCACCACGCGCACCATCGATCTCGACGGTCGCGCCTTCCCGGTCGGCGACAGCCACCTCGACGTGATCGTCGAGGACCGCTCGCCGCTGTCGCGCCTGCCCTTCCTCGGAGGCGTGGTCGCCGTGCCGTTCTGGTCGGTGCACCGGGCGCGGTGA
- a CDS encoding DUF1127 domain-containing protein, whose protein sequence is MTLILDRTPAARSGLAVLVGRAADAVAGFAAAAARVVAAEVDRRRTMRLLECDDHVLRDIGLSRSDVVSALLTPAGEKASDRLAEARDTRRGFERAQAREARRAARSS, encoded by the coding sequence ATGACCCTGATCCTCGACCGCACCCCCGCCGCGCGCAGCGGCCTCGCCGTCCTCGTCGGGCGCGCGGCCGACGCCGTCGCCGGCTTCGCCGCCGCGGCCGCCCGCGTGGTCGCCGCCGAGGTCGACCGCCGCCGCACCATGCGCCTGCTCGAGTGCGACGACCACGTGCTGCGCGACATCGGCCTCAGCCGTTCCGACGTCGTCTCCGCGCTGCTGACACCGGCTGGCGAGAAGGCGAGCGATCGTCTCGCCGAGGCCCGCGACACCCGCCGCGGCTTCGAGCGGGCGCAGGCCCGGGAGGCCCGTCGGGCGGCCCGCTCGTCCTGA
- a CDS encoding LysE family translocator: MDATTLFAFSLAFAIAAASPGPGMAAVVARGLGGGFRGAFPMVLGLVVGDLVYLSFVTFGLAALAQRFGTVFLVVKWAGAAYLLYLAVKLWTAKPNPDEVRAAAAQGFVRTLLAGLSLTLGNPKTMVFYIALLPTLVPLERMTAVGFAELVGIVMVLLTAIGSAYAAAAAGAREMFRSPRALRRLNRTAGTVMAGAAAAIVAR; this comes from the coding sequence ATGGACGCCACCACGCTCTTTGCCTTCTCGCTCGCCTTCGCGATCGCCGCCGCCTCCCCGGGGCCGGGTATGGCCGCCGTGGTCGCGCGCGGGCTCGGCGGCGGTTTCCGCGGCGCCTTCCCGATGGTGCTCGGGCTCGTCGTCGGCGACCTCGTCTACCTCTCCTTCGTCACCTTCGGCCTGGCGGCGCTGGCGCAGCGCTTCGGCACGGTGTTCCTGGTGGTGAAGTGGGCGGGCGCGGCCTACCTGCTCTACCTCGCGGTCAAGCTCTGGACCGCGAAGCCGAACCCGGACGAGGTCCGCGCCGCCGCCGCCCAGGGTTTCGTCCGCACCCTGCTCGCGGGGCTGTCGCTGACCCTCGGCAACCCCAAGACCATGGTGTTCTACATCGCCCTCCTGCCGACGCTGGTGCCGCTCGAGCGGATGACCGCGGTCGGCTTCGCCGAACTGGTCGGCATCGTCATGGTGCTCCTGACCGCGATCGGCTCGGCCTACGCCGCGGCGGCGGCCGGCGCGCGCGAGATGTTCCGCAGCCCGCGCGCCCTGCGCCGGCTGAACCGCACCGCCGGCACCGTCATGGCCGGCGCGGCGGCGGCGATCGTGGCGCGCTGA
- the pdeM gene encoding ligase-associated DNA damage response endonuclease PdeM, whose amino-acid sequence MTAVLRRDDDPPVLTREGLVRLEGAAVRLDLSGALHWPGEDLLVVADLHFEKGSSRAGRGLFLPPYDTRATLTALEDAIRRTGARRVVSLGDAFHDGRAAGRLADDDRARIRAITAAVDFIWVSGNHDPAPPEGLGGTAADVVAIGPLVLRHEPSRGAAPGEIAGHLHPAAKVGVRGRALRRRAFALDGRRCVLPAFGAYTGGLNVLDPAWHGLFDRARLIAWMIGDARVHPVRAATLLPD is encoded by the coding sequence TTGACCGCAGTCCTCCGTCGCGACGACGATCCCCCCGTGCTCACCCGCGAAGGCCTCGTCCGCCTCGAAGGCGCCGCCGTCCGGCTCGACCTCTCCGGCGCCCTGCACTGGCCCGGCGAAGACCTGCTGGTCGTCGCCGATCTCCACTTCGAGAAGGGCTCGTCGCGGGCCGGACGCGGCCTGTTCCTGCCGCCCTACGACACCCGGGCGACGCTCACGGCGCTCGAGGACGCGATCCGGCGCACGGGCGCGCGCCGCGTGGTCTCGCTCGGCGACGCCTTCCACGACGGCCGCGCCGCCGGCCGGCTCGCCGACGACGACCGCGCCCGCATCCGCGCGATCACCGCCGCGGTCGACTTCATCTGGGTCTCCGGCAACCACGACCCCGCGCCGCCGGAGGGCCTCGGCGGCACCGCGGCCGACGTGGTCGCGATCGGCCCGCTGGTGCTGCGCCACGAGCCGAGCCGTGGCGCGGCGCCCGGCGAGATCGCCGGCCACCTGCACCCGGCGGCCAAGGTCGGCGTCCGCGGCCGGGCGCTCCGCCGGCGCGCCTTCGCGCTCGACGGCCGCCGCTGCGTGCTGCCGGCCTTCGGCGCCTACACCGGCGGCCTCAACGTGCTCGACCCCGCCTGGCACGGCCTGTTCGACCGCGCCCGCCTGATCGCCTGGATGATCGGCGACGCCCGCGTCCACCCCGTCCGCGCCGCGACCCTGCTGCCGGATTGA
- a CDS encoding DMT family transporter, producing the protein MTAVSPAAAAVAARSEPRFTLFDFVLYAVTVFAWSTSWIALKMQVGVVAPEVSVAWRFLLAAAVMLGWVVATGRPLRFPLADHLRFAALGALIFSTNFYLFYLGGAYLASGLLSVVFSLASVFNLVLAAVVFRQRIEPRVALGAAIGFTGIGLVFWPEIAGVTFSHEAAIGLLLCTLGTLFFCSGNMMSTAIQRRGVPLISTNAWGMVYGAAIMVVLALVNGRTFTVEWTLPYLGGLVWLSVVSSVIAFACYLTLLGRIGAARAGYSTVIFPIFALVISTLFEGYVWTPLAVVGLAAVVAGNLIVLTRKRRGA; encoded by the coding sequence ATGACTGCCGTCTCCCCCGCCGCCGCGGCCGTCGCCGCGCGGTCGGAACCGCGTTTCACCCTGTTCGACTTCGTGCTCTATGCCGTCACGGTGTTCGCGTGGTCGACGAGTTGGATCGCGCTCAAGATGCAGGTCGGCGTGGTGGCGCCGGAGGTGTCGGTGGCCTGGCGCTTCCTGCTCGCCGCCGCGGTGATGCTCGGCTGGGTCGTCGCCACCGGCCGGCCGCTGCGCTTTCCCCTCGCCGACCACCTGCGCTTCGCAGCCCTCGGGGCGCTGATCTTCTCGACCAACTTCTACCTGTTCTATCTCGGCGGCGCCTATCTCGCCTCCGGGCTGCTCTCGGTGGTGTTCTCGCTCGCCTCGGTGTTCAACCTCGTGCTCGCCGCCGTCGTGTTCCGCCAACGCATCGAGCCGCGGGTCGCGCTCGGCGCCGCGATCGGCTTCACCGGCATCGGGCTGGTGTTCTGGCCGGAGATCGCCGGCGTCACCTTCAGCCACGAGGCGGCGATCGGGCTCCTGCTCTGCACCCTCGGCACCCTGTTCTTCTGCTCGGGCAACATGATGTCGACCGCGATCCAGCGCCGCGGCGTGCCGCTGATCTCCACCAACGCCTGGGGCATGGTCTACGGCGCGGCGATCATGGTGGTGCTCGCCCTCGTCAACGGGCGGACCTTCACGGTGGAGTGGACGCTGCCCTATCTCGGCGGCCTCGTCTGGCTGTCGGTGGTGTCCTCGGTGATCGCCTTCGCCTGCTACCTGACGCTACTCGGCCGGATCGGCGCGGCGCGCGCGGGCTATTCCACCGTCATCTTCCCTATCTTCGCCCTCGTCATCTCCACCCTGTTCGAGGGCTACGTCTGGACCCCGCTCGCCGTCGTCGGCCTCGCCGCCGTCGTCGCCGGCAACCTGATCGTGCTGACGCGCAAGCGGCGGGGCGCCTGA